In one window of Falco biarmicus isolate bFalBia1 chromosome 16, bFalBia1.pri, whole genome shotgun sequence DNA:
- the GNAT2 gene encoding guanine nucleotide-binding protein G(t) subunit alpha-2, with product MGSGASTEDKEMAKRSKELEKKLQEDADKEAKTVKLLLLGAGESGKSTIVKQMKIIHQDGYTAEECMEFKAVIYGNILQSILAIVRAMSTLGIDYAESSCADTGRQLFNLADSIEEGTMPPELVDCIKKLWKDGGVQACFERAAEYQLNDSAAYYLNQLDRITAPSYLPNEQDVLRSRVKTTGIIETKFSVKDLNFRMFDVGGQRSERKKWIHCFEGVTCIIFCGALSAYDMVLVEDDEVNRMHESLHLFNSICNHKFFAATSIILFLNKKDLFEEKIKKVHLSICFPEYDGPNTFEDAGNYIKTQFLDLNMRKDVKEIYSHMTCATDTQNVKFVFDAVTDVIIKENLKDCGLF from the exons ATGGGGAGCGGGGCCAGCACGGAGGACAAGGAGATGGCCAAGAGGTCCAAGGAGCTGGAGAAGAAGCTCCAGGAGGATGCGGATAAGGAGGCCAAGACGGTCAAGTTGCTCTTGCTGG GGGCTGGAGAGTCAGGGAAGAGCACCATCGTGAAGCAGATGAA gaTTATCCACCAGGATGGCTACACGGCCGAGGAGTGCATGGAGTTCAAAGCTGTCATCTACGGCAACATCCTGCAGTCCATCCTGGCCATCGTCCGCGCCATGTCCACGCTGGGCATCGACTACGCCGAGTCGTCCTGCGCG GACACGGGGCGGCAGCTCTTCAACCTGGCGGACTCCATCGAGGAGGGCACCATGCCCCCCGAGCTGGTCGACTGCATCAAGAAGCTGTGGAAGGACGGGGGGGTGCAGGCTTGCTTCGAGCGAGCCGCCGAGTACCAGCTCAATGACTCGGCCGCTTA TTACCTAAACCAGCTGGACAGGATCACAGCCCCCAGCTACCTCCCCAACGAGCAGGATGTGCTGCGATCCCGAGTGAAGACCACAGGCATCATCGAGACAAAGTTCTCCGTCAAAGACCTGAATTTCAG GATGTTTGATGTGGGAGGGCAGAGATCGGAGCGCAAGAAGTGGATCCACTGCTTCGAGGGGGTGACCTGTATCATCTTCTGCGGGGCGCTGAGCGCCTACGACATGGTGCTGGTGGAGGACGACGAAGTG AACCGCATGCACGAATCCCTGCACCTATTCAACAGTATATGCAACCACAAGTTCTTTGCCGCCACATCCATCATCCTCTTCCTCAACAAGAAGGACCTTTTTGAGGAAAAGATCAAGAAAGTCCATCTCAGCATTTGCTTCCCAGAATACGATG GTCCCAACACATTTGAAGACGCGGGGAATTACATCAAGACCCAGTTCCTCGATCTCAACATGCGAAAGGACGTGAAGGAGATCTACAGCCACATGACCTGTGCCACAGACACGCAGAATGTCAAATTCGTCTTTGATGCCGTCACGGATGTCATCATCAAAGAGAACCTCAAGGACTGCGGCCTCTTCtga
- the AMPD2 gene encoding AMP deaminase 2 isoform X1, giving the protein MGWGTWGDGPWRGGIPSAPAAAKNTPPLLRCWIRGLGQGARRGHSPEPPQTCPQHPPNLPPTLEATAAEPPAQSCGLGRGPGPCSRRVPCPGPPHCLKHFPVDLRTSMDGKYKEIAEELFCRSLAESEMRTAPYEFPEESPIEQLEERRQRLERQISQDVKLEPDILLRAKQDFLKIDSAADLQLFKEQSEDLVDHVPKEREALLEREFQRVTISGEEKCGVPFTDLLDAAKSVVKALFLREKYMGLSLQSFCKTTARYLQELSEKPLETRGYEEVPETPVAADAPVHPPFAEQHPYEMWDPQAMPADLGFGLKMVDGVVHVYTKQDLTDKSTELDLPYPDLQEFIADMNFLMALIINGPIKSFCYRRLQYLSSKFQMHVLLNEMKELAAQKKVPHRDFYNIRKVDTHIHASSCMNQKHLLRFIKRAMKKHLDEIVHVEKGKEQTLKEVFETMNLTAYDLSVDTLDVHADRNTFHRFDKFNAKYNPIGESILREIFIKTDNRVSGKYFAHIIKEVMSDLEESKYQNAELRLSIYGRSRDEWDKLARWAVNHRVHSNNVRWLVQVPRLFDVYRTKKQLANFQEMLENIFLPLYEATVHPAQHPELHLFLEHVDGFDSVDDESKPEHHIFNLDSPLPGNWVEEDNPPYSYYLYYMYANMTVLNHLRRKRGFHTFVLRPHCGEAGPIHHLVSGFMVSENISHGLLLRKAPVLQYLYYLAQIGIAMSPLSNNSLFLSYHRNPLPEYLSRGLMVSLSTDDPLQFHFTKEPLMEEYSIATQVWKLSSCDMCELARNSVLMSGFSHKVKSYWLGPHYLKEGPEGNDIRRTNVPDIRVSYRFETLCQELTLITQAVQTEELETIQEEDALTITSTLGTH; this is encoded by the exons ATGGGgtgggggacatggggggacgGGCCCTGGCGGGGTGGCATTCCCTCCGCTCCGGCAGCGGCTAAAAATACCCCCCCCCTGCTCCGCTGCTGGATTAGGGGACTCGGCCAGGGCGCTCGGCGGGGACACAGCCCAGAGCCCCCCCAAACGTGTCCCCAACACCCCCCAAACCTGCCCCCAACACTCGAGGCCACGGCAGCGGAGCCGCCAGCACAG agctgcggGCTGGGCCGGGGTCCCGGCCCCTGCAGTCGGCGCGTTCCCTGCCCGGGACCCCCCCACTGCCTGAAGCATTTCCCGGTGGATCTCCGCACCTCCATGGACGGCAAGTACAAGGAGATCGCCGAG GAGCTGTTCTGCCGCTCGCTGGCCGAGAGCGAGATGCGGACGGCGCCCTACGAGTTCCCGGAGGAGAGCCCCATCGAGCAGCTGGAGGAGCGGCGGCAGCGCCTCGAACGCCAGATCAGCCAGGACGTCAA ACTTGAGCCCGACATTTTGCTCAGAGCCAAACAGGACTTCTTGAAAATTGACAGTGCCGCCGACTTACA GCTCTTCAAGGAGCAGAGCGAAGACCTGGTGGACCATGTCCCCAAGGAGCGGGAGGCGCTGCTGGAGCGGGAGTTCCAGCGGGTCACCATCTCCGGGGAGGAGAAATGCGGG GTGCCCTTCACGGACCTTCTGGATGCGGCCAAGAGCGTGGTGAAGGCGTTGTTCCTGCGGGAGAAGTACATGGGCTTGTCGCTGCAGAGCTTCTGCAAGACCACCGCCCGGTACCTGCAGGAGCTCTCCGAGAAACCCCTGGAGACCCGCGGCTACGAGGAAGTGCCCGAGACCCCCGTGGCCGCCG ATGCCCCTGTGCACCCCCCGTTTGCGGAGCAGCACCCCTACGAGATGTGGGACCCCCAGGCCATGCCGGCTGATCTGGGCTTCGGGCTGAAGATGGTGGATGGTGTGGTGCACGTCTACACCAAGCAGGACCTCACCGACAA GAGCACGGAGCTGGACCTGCCATACCCCGACCTGCAGGAGTTCATCGCCGACATGAATTTCCTCATGGCTTTGATCATCAACGGGCCCAT CAAATCCTTCTGCTACCGCCGGCTGCAGTACCTGAGCTCCAAGTTCCAGATGCACGTGCTGCTCAACGAGATGAAGGAGCTGGCGGCCCAGAAGAAGGTGCCCCACCGCGACTTCTACAATATCCGCAAG GTGGACACCCACATCCACGCCTCGTCCTGCATGAACCAGAAGCATCTCCTGCGCTTCATCAAGCGGGCCATGAAGAAGCACCTGGATGAAATCGTCCACGTGGAGAAGGGCAAGGAGCAGACGCTCAAGGAGGTCTTCGAGACCATGAACCTCACCGCCTACGACCTGAGTGTGGACACGCTGGATGTCCACGCG GACCGCAACACCTTCCACCGCTTTGACAAGTTCAATGCCAAGTACAACCCCATCGGCGAGTCCATCCTGCGGGAGATCTTCATCAAGACGGACAACCGCGTCTCGGGGAAGTACTTTGCCCACATCATCAAG GAGGTGATGTCCGACCTGGAGGAGAGCAAATATCAAAACGCCGAGCTGCGGCTCTCCATCTACGGCCGCTCCCGGGACGAGTGGGACAAGCTGGCCCGTTGGGCCGTCAACCACCGCGTCCACTCCAACAACGTCCGCTGGCTCGTGCAGGTGCCCCGGCTCTT tgaTGTCTACCGGACGAAGAAGCAGTTGGCCAACTtccaggagatgctggagaACATCTTCCTACCTCTTTATGAGGCCACTGTCCACCCTGCCCAACACCCGGAGCTGCACCTCTTCCTGGAGCAT GTGGACGGCTTCGACAGTGTGGATGACGAATCCAAACCAGAGCATCACATCTTCAACCTGGACAGCCCCTTGCCGGGCAACTGGGTGGAGGAGGACAACCCCCCCTACTCCTACTACCTGTACTACATGTACGCCAACATGACAGTGCTCAACCACCTCCGACG GAAGAGGGGCTTCCACACCTTCGTCCTGCGCCCGCACTGCGGCGAGGCTGGCCCCATCCATCACCTCGTCTCGGGCTTCATGGTCTCGGAGAACATCTCCCATGGCTTGCTGCTCCGCAAG gcccccgTCCTGCAGTACCTCTACTACCTGGCGCAGATCGGCATCGCCATGTCCCCGCTGAGCAACAACAGTCTCTTCCTCAGCTACCACCGCAACCCCCTGCCCGAGTACCTCTCACGGGGGCTCATGGTCTCCCTCTCCACCGACGACCCCCTCCAGTTCCACTTCACCAAG GAGCCGCTGATGGAGGAGTACAGCATCGCCACCCAGGTCTGGAAGCTCAGCTCCTGCGACATGTGCGAGCTGGCCCGCAACAGCGTCCTGATGAGCGGCTTCTCCCACAAG GTGAAGAGCTACTGGTTGGGTCCCCACTACCTGAAGGAGGGTCCGGAGGGCAACGACATCCGTCGCACCAACGTCCCCGACATCCGCGTGAGCTACCGCTTCGAGACGCTGTGCCAGGAGCTGACGCTCATCACGCAGGCGGTGCAGACCGAGGAGCTGGAGACCATCCAGGAGGAGGATGCTCTCACCATCACCTCCACCCTGGGCACCCACTGA
- the AMPD2 gene encoding AMP deaminase 2 isoform X2 yields the protein MGWGTWGDGPWRGGIPSAPAAAKNTPPLLRCWIRGLGQGARRGHSPEPPQTCPQHPPNLPPTLEATAAEPPAQSCGLGRGPGPCSRRVPCPGPPHCLKHFPVDLRTSMDGKYKEIAEELFCRSLAESEMRTAPYEFPEESPIEQLEERRQRLERQISQDVKLFKEQSEDLVDHVPKEREALLEREFQRVTISGEEKCGVPFTDLLDAAKSVVKALFLREKYMGLSLQSFCKTTARYLQELSEKPLETRGYEEVPETPVAADAPVHPPFAEQHPYEMWDPQAMPADLGFGLKMVDGVVHVYTKQDLTDKSTELDLPYPDLQEFIADMNFLMALIINGPIKSFCYRRLQYLSSKFQMHVLLNEMKELAAQKKVPHRDFYNIRKVDTHIHASSCMNQKHLLRFIKRAMKKHLDEIVHVEKGKEQTLKEVFETMNLTAYDLSVDTLDVHADRNTFHRFDKFNAKYNPIGESILREIFIKTDNRVSGKYFAHIIKEVMSDLEESKYQNAELRLSIYGRSRDEWDKLARWAVNHRVHSNNVRWLVQVPRLFDVYRTKKQLANFQEMLENIFLPLYEATVHPAQHPELHLFLEHVDGFDSVDDESKPEHHIFNLDSPLPGNWVEEDNPPYSYYLYYMYANMTVLNHLRRKRGFHTFVLRPHCGEAGPIHHLVSGFMVSENISHGLLLRKAPVLQYLYYLAQIGIAMSPLSNNSLFLSYHRNPLPEYLSRGLMVSLSTDDPLQFHFTKEPLMEEYSIATQVWKLSSCDMCELARNSVLMSGFSHKVKSYWLGPHYLKEGPEGNDIRRTNVPDIRVSYRFETLCQELTLITQAVQTEELETIQEEDALTITSTLGTH from the exons ATGGGgtgggggacatggggggacgGGCCCTGGCGGGGTGGCATTCCCTCCGCTCCGGCAGCGGCTAAAAATACCCCCCCCCTGCTCCGCTGCTGGATTAGGGGACTCGGCCAGGGCGCTCGGCGGGGACACAGCCCAGAGCCCCCCCAAACGTGTCCCCAACACCCCCCAAACCTGCCCCCAACACTCGAGGCCACGGCAGCGGAGCCGCCAGCACAG agctgcggGCTGGGCCGGGGTCCCGGCCCCTGCAGTCGGCGCGTTCCCTGCCCGGGACCCCCCCACTGCCTGAAGCATTTCCCGGTGGATCTCCGCACCTCCATGGACGGCAAGTACAAGGAGATCGCCGAG GAGCTGTTCTGCCGCTCGCTGGCCGAGAGCGAGATGCGGACGGCGCCCTACGAGTTCCCGGAGGAGAGCCCCATCGAGCAGCTGGAGGAGCGGCGGCAGCGCCTCGAACGCCAGATCAGCCAGGACGTCAA GCTCTTCAAGGAGCAGAGCGAAGACCTGGTGGACCATGTCCCCAAGGAGCGGGAGGCGCTGCTGGAGCGGGAGTTCCAGCGGGTCACCATCTCCGGGGAGGAGAAATGCGGG GTGCCCTTCACGGACCTTCTGGATGCGGCCAAGAGCGTGGTGAAGGCGTTGTTCCTGCGGGAGAAGTACATGGGCTTGTCGCTGCAGAGCTTCTGCAAGACCACCGCCCGGTACCTGCAGGAGCTCTCCGAGAAACCCCTGGAGACCCGCGGCTACGAGGAAGTGCCCGAGACCCCCGTGGCCGCCG ATGCCCCTGTGCACCCCCCGTTTGCGGAGCAGCACCCCTACGAGATGTGGGACCCCCAGGCCATGCCGGCTGATCTGGGCTTCGGGCTGAAGATGGTGGATGGTGTGGTGCACGTCTACACCAAGCAGGACCTCACCGACAA GAGCACGGAGCTGGACCTGCCATACCCCGACCTGCAGGAGTTCATCGCCGACATGAATTTCCTCATGGCTTTGATCATCAACGGGCCCAT CAAATCCTTCTGCTACCGCCGGCTGCAGTACCTGAGCTCCAAGTTCCAGATGCACGTGCTGCTCAACGAGATGAAGGAGCTGGCGGCCCAGAAGAAGGTGCCCCACCGCGACTTCTACAATATCCGCAAG GTGGACACCCACATCCACGCCTCGTCCTGCATGAACCAGAAGCATCTCCTGCGCTTCATCAAGCGGGCCATGAAGAAGCACCTGGATGAAATCGTCCACGTGGAGAAGGGCAAGGAGCAGACGCTCAAGGAGGTCTTCGAGACCATGAACCTCACCGCCTACGACCTGAGTGTGGACACGCTGGATGTCCACGCG GACCGCAACACCTTCCACCGCTTTGACAAGTTCAATGCCAAGTACAACCCCATCGGCGAGTCCATCCTGCGGGAGATCTTCATCAAGACGGACAACCGCGTCTCGGGGAAGTACTTTGCCCACATCATCAAG GAGGTGATGTCCGACCTGGAGGAGAGCAAATATCAAAACGCCGAGCTGCGGCTCTCCATCTACGGCCGCTCCCGGGACGAGTGGGACAAGCTGGCCCGTTGGGCCGTCAACCACCGCGTCCACTCCAACAACGTCCGCTGGCTCGTGCAGGTGCCCCGGCTCTT tgaTGTCTACCGGACGAAGAAGCAGTTGGCCAACTtccaggagatgctggagaACATCTTCCTACCTCTTTATGAGGCCACTGTCCACCCTGCCCAACACCCGGAGCTGCACCTCTTCCTGGAGCAT GTGGACGGCTTCGACAGTGTGGATGACGAATCCAAACCAGAGCATCACATCTTCAACCTGGACAGCCCCTTGCCGGGCAACTGGGTGGAGGAGGACAACCCCCCCTACTCCTACTACCTGTACTACATGTACGCCAACATGACAGTGCTCAACCACCTCCGACG GAAGAGGGGCTTCCACACCTTCGTCCTGCGCCCGCACTGCGGCGAGGCTGGCCCCATCCATCACCTCGTCTCGGGCTTCATGGTCTCGGAGAACATCTCCCATGGCTTGCTGCTCCGCAAG gcccccgTCCTGCAGTACCTCTACTACCTGGCGCAGATCGGCATCGCCATGTCCCCGCTGAGCAACAACAGTCTCTTCCTCAGCTACCACCGCAACCCCCTGCCCGAGTACCTCTCACGGGGGCTCATGGTCTCCCTCTCCACCGACGACCCCCTCCAGTTCCACTTCACCAAG GAGCCGCTGATGGAGGAGTACAGCATCGCCACCCAGGTCTGGAAGCTCAGCTCCTGCGACATGTGCGAGCTGGCCCGCAACAGCGTCCTGATGAGCGGCTTCTCCCACAAG GTGAAGAGCTACTGGTTGGGTCCCCACTACCTGAAGGAGGGTCCGGAGGGCAACGACATCCGTCGCACCAACGTCCCCGACATCCGCGTGAGCTACCGCTTCGAGACGCTGTGCCAGGAGCTGACGCTCATCACGCAGGCGGTGCAGACCGAGGAGCTGGAGACCATCCAGGAGGAGGATGCTCTCACCATCACCTCCACCCTGGGCACCCACTGA
- the AMPD2 gene encoding AMP deaminase 2 isoform X3 produces the protein MDGKYKEIAEELFCRSLAESEMRTAPYEFPEESPIEQLEERRQRLERQISQDVKLEPDILLRAKQDFLKIDSAADLQLFKEQSEDLVDHVPKEREALLEREFQRVTISGEEKCGVPFTDLLDAAKSVVKALFLREKYMGLSLQSFCKTTARYLQELSEKPLETRGYEEVPETPVAADAPVHPPFAEQHPYEMWDPQAMPADLGFGLKMVDGVVHVYTKQDLTDKSTELDLPYPDLQEFIADMNFLMALIINGPIKSFCYRRLQYLSSKFQMHVLLNEMKELAAQKKVPHRDFYNIRKVDTHIHASSCMNQKHLLRFIKRAMKKHLDEIVHVEKGKEQTLKEVFETMNLTAYDLSVDTLDVHADRNTFHRFDKFNAKYNPIGESILREIFIKTDNRVSGKYFAHIIKEVMSDLEESKYQNAELRLSIYGRSRDEWDKLARWAVNHRVHSNNVRWLVQVPRLFDVYRTKKQLANFQEMLENIFLPLYEATVHPAQHPELHLFLEHVDGFDSVDDESKPEHHIFNLDSPLPGNWVEEDNPPYSYYLYYMYANMTVLNHLRRKRGFHTFVLRPHCGEAGPIHHLVSGFMVSENISHGLLLRKAPVLQYLYYLAQIGIAMSPLSNNSLFLSYHRNPLPEYLSRGLMVSLSTDDPLQFHFTKEPLMEEYSIATQVWKLSSCDMCELARNSVLMSGFSHKVKSYWLGPHYLKEGPEGNDIRRTNVPDIRVSYRFETLCQELTLITQAVQTEELETIQEEDALTITSTLGTH, from the exons ATGGACGGCAAGTACAAGGAGATCGCCGAG GAGCTGTTCTGCCGCTCGCTGGCCGAGAGCGAGATGCGGACGGCGCCCTACGAGTTCCCGGAGGAGAGCCCCATCGAGCAGCTGGAGGAGCGGCGGCAGCGCCTCGAACGCCAGATCAGCCAGGACGTCAA ACTTGAGCCCGACATTTTGCTCAGAGCCAAACAGGACTTCTTGAAAATTGACAGTGCCGCCGACTTACA GCTCTTCAAGGAGCAGAGCGAAGACCTGGTGGACCATGTCCCCAAGGAGCGGGAGGCGCTGCTGGAGCGGGAGTTCCAGCGGGTCACCATCTCCGGGGAGGAGAAATGCGGG GTGCCCTTCACGGACCTTCTGGATGCGGCCAAGAGCGTGGTGAAGGCGTTGTTCCTGCGGGAGAAGTACATGGGCTTGTCGCTGCAGAGCTTCTGCAAGACCACCGCCCGGTACCTGCAGGAGCTCTCCGAGAAACCCCTGGAGACCCGCGGCTACGAGGAAGTGCCCGAGACCCCCGTGGCCGCCG ATGCCCCTGTGCACCCCCCGTTTGCGGAGCAGCACCCCTACGAGATGTGGGACCCCCAGGCCATGCCGGCTGATCTGGGCTTCGGGCTGAAGATGGTGGATGGTGTGGTGCACGTCTACACCAAGCAGGACCTCACCGACAA GAGCACGGAGCTGGACCTGCCATACCCCGACCTGCAGGAGTTCATCGCCGACATGAATTTCCTCATGGCTTTGATCATCAACGGGCCCAT CAAATCCTTCTGCTACCGCCGGCTGCAGTACCTGAGCTCCAAGTTCCAGATGCACGTGCTGCTCAACGAGATGAAGGAGCTGGCGGCCCAGAAGAAGGTGCCCCACCGCGACTTCTACAATATCCGCAAG GTGGACACCCACATCCACGCCTCGTCCTGCATGAACCAGAAGCATCTCCTGCGCTTCATCAAGCGGGCCATGAAGAAGCACCTGGATGAAATCGTCCACGTGGAGAAGGGCAAGGAGCAGACGCTCAAGGAGGTCTTCGAGACCATGAACCTCACCGCCTACGACCTGAGTGTGGACACGCTGGATGTCCACGCG GACCGCAACACCTTCCACCGCTTTGACAAGTTCAATGCCAAGTACAACCCCATCGGCGAGTCCATCCTGCGGGAGATCTTCATCAAGACGGACAACCGCGTCTCGGGGAAGTACTTTGCCCACATCATCAAG GAGGTGATGTCCGACCTGGAGGAGAGCAAATATCAAAACGCCGAGCTGCGGCTCTCCATCTACGGCCGCTCCCGGGACGAGTGGGACAAGCTGGCCCGTTGGGCCGTCAACCACCGCGTCCACTCCAACAACGTCCGCTGGCTCGTGCAGGTGCCCCGGCTCTT tgaTGTCTACCGGACGAAGAAGCAGTTGGCCAACTtccaggagatgctggagaACATCTTCCTACCTCTTTATGAGGCCACTGTCCACCCTGCCCAACACCCGGAGCTGCACCTCTTCCTGGAGCAT GTGGACGGCTTCGACAGTGTGGATGACGAATCCAAACCAGAGCATCACATCTTCAACCTGGACAGCCCCTTGCCGGGCAACTGGGTGGAGGAGGACAACCCCCCCTACTCCTACTACCTGTACTACATGTACGCCAACATGACAGTGCTCAACCACCTCCGACG GAAGAGGGGCTTCCACACCTTCGTCCTGCGCCCGCACTGCGGCGAGGCTGGCCCCATCCATCACCTCGTCTCGGGCTTCATGGTCTCGGAGAACATCTCCCATGGCTTGCTGCTCCGCAAG gcccccgTCCTGCAGTACCTCTACTACCTGGCGCAGATCGGCATCGCCATGTCCCCGCTGAGCAACAACAGTCTCTTCCTCAGCTACCACCGCAACCCCCTGCCCGAGTACCTCTCACGGGGGCTCATGGTCTCCCTCTCCACCGACGACCCCCTCCAGTTCCACTTCACCAAG GAGCCGCTGATGGAGGAGTACAGCATCGCCACCCAGGTCTGGAAGCTCAGCTCCTGCGACATGTGCGAGCTGGCCCGCAACAGCGTCCTGATGAGCGGCTTCTCCCACAAG GTGAAGAGCTACTGGTTGGGTCCCCACTACCTGAAGGAGGGTCCGGAGGGCAACGACATCCGTCGCACCAACGTCCCCGACATCCGCGTGAGCTACCGCTTCGAGACGCTGTGCCAGGAGCTGACGCTCATCACGCAGGCGGTGCAGACCGAGGAGCTGGAGACCATCCAGGAGGAGGATGCTCTCACCATCACCTCCACCCTGGGCACCCACTGA
- the LOC130159606 gene encoding LOW QUALITY PROTEIN: glutathione S-transferase 2-like (The sequence of the model RefSeq protein was modified relative to this genomic sequence to represent the inferred CDS: inserted 2 bases in 1 codon): MVVTLGYWDIRGLAHAIRLLLEYTETPYQERQYRPGPAPDFDPSDWTNEKEKLGLDFPNLPYLIDGPTKLTQSNAILRYIARKHKMCGETEEEMLRVDMLENQLMDLRMSFARLCYNPDFEKLKPAYLEQLPGKLRELSRFLGSRPWFAGQKLTFVDFLAYDVLDQHRMFVPECXPELQGNLGQFLQHFEALEKISAYMRSGRFMKSPIFWRTAQWCNTKE; encoded by the exons ATGGTGGTCACTCTGGGATACTGGGACATCCGTGGG CTCGCCCATGCCATCCGCCTGCTGCTGGAGTACACGGAGACCCCCTACCAGGAGAGGCAGTACCGGCCCGGCCCCG ctcctgacTTTGACCCAAGTGACTGGACCAACGAGAAGGAGAAACTGGGCCTCGACTTCCCCAAC ctacCCTATCTCATCGATGGCCCCACCAAGTTGACGCAGAGCAACGCCATCCTGCGCTACATCGCCCGCAAGCACAAGATGT GTGGTGAGACGGAGGAGGAGATGCTGCGCGTGGACATGCTGGAGAACCAGCTCATGGATTTACGGATGAGCTTCGCCCGGCTGTGCTACAACCCCGACTTC gAGAAGCTGAAGCCAGCGTACCTGGAGCAGCTGCCGGGAAAACTGCGGGAGCTGTCGCGGTTCCTGGGCTCCCGGCCGTGGTTTGCAGGGCAGAAG CTCACCTTCGTGGACTTCTTGGCGTATGACGTGCTGGACCAGCACCGCATGTTCGTCCCCGAGTG CCCTGAGCTGCAGGGCAACCTGGGCCAGTTCCTGCAGCACTTCGAG GCTCTAGAGAAGATCTCCGCTTACATGCGGTCGGGGCGCTTCATGAAGTCCCCCATTTTCTGGCGCACGGCGCAGTGGTGCAACACCAAGGAGTGA